The following are encoded in a window of Kaistia algarum genomic DNA:
- a CDS encoding carbohydrate ABC transporter permease, with amino-acid sequence MSSISAKAGAATIAVPRRKRAVDRSQWAGYLYIAPAIALVAVFFVLPLGMTAWMSLHNWPLMGAHSFIGLDNYVAITKDVRFWKALNFTFYYTVIVTIAIFVVAFPLALFVERPRPMIGVYRTAFFMPVVVGFASASLLWAWLLNVDSGLFSPAAYQLGLTEKKVNLLATFNPAFWSIIVMVVWKVAGFTMVILMTGLQSIPTELMEAAKIDGASAWQRFRSITLPLMRRTLALSLILSVAGSILAFDQFYIILRGGPRNQTLTAVYWIFNQSFVSFKLGYGAALSMVLLVILVIISLVQLRLLRNPEGM; translated from the coding sequence ATGTCGTCGATCTCCGCCAAGGCCGGAGCCGCGACGATTGCCGTTCCGCGCCGCAAGCGGGCCGTCGATCGCAGCCAATGGGCCGGATATCTCTATATCGCGCCGGCGATCGCGCTCGTCGCCGTTTTCTTCGTGCTGCCGCTCGGCATGACCGCCTGGATGTCGCTGCACAATTGGCCGCTGATGGGCGCGCACAGCTTCATCGGACTGGACAATTACGTCGCCATCACCAAGGACGTGCGGTTCTGGAAGGCGCTCAACTTCACCTTCTACTATACCGTCATCGTCACCATCGCGATCTTCGTCGTCGCCTTCCCGCTGGCGCTGTTCGTCGAGCGGCCGCGGCCGATGATCGGCGTCTACCGCACCGCCTTCTTCATGCCGGTCGTGGTCGGCTTCGCCTCGGCAAGCCTGCTCTGGGCCTGGCTGCTCAATGTCGATTCAGGCTTGTTCAGCCCCGCCGCCTACCAGCTCGGGCTGACGGAGAAGAAGGTCAATCTGCTCGCAACGTTCAATCCGGCCTTCTGGTCCATCATCGTCATGGTCGTCTGGAAGGTCGCGGGCTTCACCATGGTCATCCTGATGACCGGGCTGCAGTCGATCCCGACCGAACTCATGGAAGCCGCCAAGATCGACGGCGCCTCGGCGTGGCAGCGCTTCCGCTCGATCACGCTGCCCCTGATGCGCCGCACGCTGGCGCTGTCGCTGATCCTCTCGGTCGCCGGCTCGATCCTCGCCTTCGACCAGTTCTACATCATCCTGCGCGGCGGGCCGCGCAACCAGACGCTGACGGCGGTCTACTGGATCTTCAACCAGTCCTTCGTGTCGTTCAAGCTCGGCTATGGCGCGGCGCTGTCCATGGTCCTGCTCGTCATCCTCGTCATCATCAGCCTCGTCCAGCTGAGACTGCTGCGCAATCCGGAGGGAATGTGA
- a CDS encoding ABC transporter substrate-binding protein: MKSVIAATAALLSMTALASAAETANIWVRADGSNFMPQIVEAFNKGHENQIKLDIIPNAEIVPKYATSVAGGTAPDGLSLDLIYTPAFAAAGQLEDITDWAKSLSYFKDLSPAHVKTGTYKDRIYGLPFSADSSVLIWNKKLFKQAGLDPEKGPTNWAEIEADAEKVNALGGDIKGFYFSGACGGCNIFTFTPLVWASGGEILSEDGSKAMLTDPKLREAIDFYRSMVKKGLVPEGAQTDNGANFFAAFAAGNIGIAPSGAFAIGALNTQYKDIDYGVTFLPGKDGGWSSFAGGDNFVVTKGTKKLAVLKEFLDYAYSLEGQALLASRGSLPVRGDIAAEALKGLDPRYAVAAEAMAKGRTPYSVVFNDIINSANGPWAQMISEVFFGDDVDGSIANAQETMQGIIDQAKN; encoded by the coding sequence ATGAAGAGCGTGATAGCCGCGACCGCGGCTTTGCTTTCGATGACGGCGCTCGCCTCGGCGGCGGAGACCGCCAATATCTGGGTCCGGGCCGACGGCTCGAATTTCATGCCGCAGATCGTCGAGGCCTTCAACAAGGGCCATGAGAACCAGATCAAGCTCGACATCATCCCGAATGCCGAGATCGTCCCGAAATATGCGACCTCGGTCGCGGGCGGAACGGCTCCCGACGGCTTGTCGCTCGACCTGATTTACACGCCGGCCTTCGCGGCGGCGGGGCAGCTCGAGGACATCACCGATTGGGCCAAGTCCCTGTCATATTTCAAGGACCTGTCGCCGGCGCATGTGAAGACCGGTACCTATAAGGACCGGATCTATGGTCTGCCGTTCTCGGCCGACAGTTCGGTGCTGATCTGGAACAAGAAGCTGTTCAAGCAGGCCGGACTCGATCCCGAGAAGGGACCGACGAACTGGGCCGAGATCGAGGCCGACGCCGAGAAGGTCAACGCGCTCGGCGGCGACATCAAGGGCTTCTACTTCTCCGGCGCCTGCGGCGGCTGCAACATCTTCACCTTCACGCCGCTGGTCTGGGCGTCGGGCGGCGAGATCCTGTCGGAAGACGGCTCGAAGGCGATGCTGACCGATCCGAAGCTGCGCGAGGCGATCGACTTCTATCGCTCCATGGTCAAGAAGGGCCTCGTGCCGGAAGGCGCGCAGACCGACAACGGCGCCAATTTCTTCGCGGCCTTCGCCGCGGGTAATATCGGCATCGCTCCGTCGGGCGCCTTCGCCATCGGCGCGCTCAACACGCAGTACAAGGACATCGACTACGGCGTCACGTTCCTGCCGGGCAAGGATGGCGGCTGGTCGTCCTTCGCGGGCGGCGACAATTTCGTCGTCACCAAGGGCACCAAGAAGCTCGCCGTCCTGAAGGAGTTCCTCGACTACGCCTACTCGCTCGAGGGACAGGCCCTTCTGGCGAGCCGCGGCAGCCTGCCGGTGCGCGGCGACATCGCCGCCGAGGCGTTGAAGGGGCTTGATCCGCGTTACGCGGTGGCAGCCGAGGCCATGGCCAAGGGCCGCACGCCCTATTCGGTGGTGTTCAACGACATCATCAATTCGGCCAACGGCCCCTGGGCGCAGATGATCAGCGAGGTCTTCTTCGGCGACGACGTCGACGGCTCGATCGCGAATGCGCAGGAAACGATGCAGGGCATCATCGACCAGGCGAAGAACTAG